The sequence AAATAGGTGCCGCTGCCTGAGTCCCATTTCAGCTCGCCGAGCGAGCCTGGCGGCGGAGGTTTTGCATTGCCGGGATCGGTGCGCACGGCAAGGCCGTAGCCATAGCCGAAGCCGTCGCCTGGAAAATAGAAATAGTCGCGTCCGACGCCGGAACCGGGCCCGACGTGATCGGTCGTCATCGCTTTGAAAGCCGCAGGGCTCAGATAACGCTTGCCCTCGAACTCGCCGCCGTTGAGCAACATCTGCGCAAAGCGCTGATAGTCGGTGATGGTCGACAGCAGCCCGCCGCCGCCGGACTGCCATTCGGGATGATCGAGCCGGTCGCGCTCGCCGGCGAGCAGGATGAAATCGTTCGGCAGCGGCCGCGCCATGCGCGCCAATTCGCCTTCCGTCGCCAGTGCGAATTTGGTGCTGGTCATGCCGAGCGGATCGAAGATGCGCTGCTTCAAGAATTCGTACAGCGTCTGGCCAGAGATGATCTCGATGACGGCGCCGAGCACGTCGGTGGAGTGGCCGTAGCGCCACAGCGTGCCCGGCTGGCGCGCCAGCGGCAGCCTGGCGATGCGGTCGGCGAATTCCCTGTTGTTGAATTGACCCTCGAAGATGTTGGCGGCCTTGTAGGCCTGCTCGACCCATTTGCCGCCGATATAGTCGTAGCTGATGCCGGAGGTGTGCCGCAGCAGATCCTCGATGTTGACGGGACGGACCGGCGGCACCAGGTCGAGCTTCAGCTTGCCGTCCGGCTCGGTGACCTCGATGCCCACCTTGGTGTCGGCAAAGAGGGGGACGTATTTCGCAACGGGATCGGTGAGGGCGAGCTTGCCCTCGTCGATCAGCATCATCGCGCCGAGGCACGTGATCGGCTTGGTCATGGAGTGGATGGCGAAGATCGTGTCCGGCGTCATCGCAAGCCCGGTCCTGGTGTCGCGCACGCCGAAGGTCTTGAGGTACACCGGCTTGCCGTGCTGCTGCACCAGGATCACGGCGCCCGCCAGCCGCCCGCTCGTCACCTCGTTGTTGAAATAGTCGGTGATACGGTCGAGCCCCGCGGGCGAGGGAGCCGGGATGTCGGCGGCGGCGCGGCCTCGCGCCGTCGTGCCGGCCAGCAGCGCGGCCCCGACCAGAAATTCACGGCGTTTCATCCGGGCCTCCTCCGTCGCGGGAGGGATCAAAGCCGCAAGACTTCGAAGCCGTCAACAAGCCTTCGATTAAAATCGCGTCACGATTTCCGAAAGGAACGGTCGCGGACGATCCTCCGTCGGCCTGGTCGGCGTGCCGATATGGATGAACCCGGCGAGCTTTTCGTCCGGCTTGAGGCCGAGTCCGTCGAGCACGTCGCGGTCGAACGCGAACCAGCCGGTCAGCCAGCACGCGCCGTAGCCGAGTGCGGTCGCGGCCGTGACGATGTTCATGGCGCTCGCGCCCGCCGACAATTCCTGCTCGAACGCGGGCACCTTCGGATGTGGCCTGGTGAAGCTGACGATGCCGATCACCAGCGGCGCATCCATGAGACGCTTGCGCTCCATCTCGACGTCGGCTGCGGGCGCGCCGGGATTCTTGCGGGCAAAGACCTTCGCGATCACCTCGCCGGCGCGCTGGCGCGCGTCGCCCTCGAAAATGATGAAGCGCCAGGGCGCGAGCTTGCCGTGGTCGGGCACGCGCGCGCCGATCGTGAGGATGGTTTCGAGCTCGGCCGCCGAAGGGCCGGGGCCGGTCATCTCGCGCGGCTTGACCGAGCGGCGGGTCTTCAGGAGTTCGATGGCGTCAGGCACTGCGATATCCTCTTCGGCTGGTCGTCGGGCGTGCCATGCCGAGATAGGCATGCACGCCCGCAACCGAAAGCGAGTTTAGATCGATTTCAGAGATCAGGCCGCCTCGCGCGCCCGCCGGATATCCGGCGGAGTGGCCTCGTCGACGAGGGCGGCGATCGCCTCCGCCGTCGTCATCACCTTCTGGCCGTCGCTGCCGAGCCGGCGGACCGAGACAGAATGGGTCTCCGCTTCCTTCTTGCCGACCACGAGCAGGGCCGGAATCTTGGCCAGCGAGTGCTCGCGGACCTTGTAGTTGATCTTCTCGTTGCGCAGGTCGACCTCGACCCGCAGACCCGCGCGCCGCGCCTGTTCGAGGACCTGCTTAGCGTACTCATCGCCTTCCGAGGTGATGGTGGTGACCACCGCCTGCACCGGCGAGAGCCAGAGCGGGAAGTT comes from Bradyrhizobium diazoefficiens and encodes:
- a CDS encoding serine hydrolase domain-containing protein — its product is MKRREFLVGAALLAGTTARGRAAADIPAPSPAGLDRITDYFNNEVTSGRLAGAVILVQQHGKPVYLKTFGVRDTRTGLAMTPDTIFAIHSMTKPITCLGAMMLIDEGKLALTDPVAKYVPLFADTKVGIEVTEPDGKLKLDLVPPVRPVNIEDLLRHTSGISYDYIGGKWVEQAYKAANIFEGQFNNREFADRIARLPLARQPGTLWRYGHSTDVLGAVIEIISGQTLYEFLKQRIFDPLGMTSTKFALATEGELARMARPLPNDFILLAGERDRLDHPEWQSGGGGLLSTITDYQRFAQMLLNGGEFEGKRYLSPAAFKAMTTDHVGPGSGVGRDYFYFPGDGFGYGYGLAVRTDPGNAKPPPPGSLGELKWDSGSGTYFGVDPKLDMVYLMMQQTQNERSRITPAFKALVYDCYPEALRRP
- a CDS encoding nitroreductase family protein: MPDAIELLKTRRSVKPREMTGPGPSAAELETILTIGARVPDHGKLAPWRFIIFEGDARQRAGEVIAKVFARKNPGAPAADVEMERKRLMDAPLVIGIVSFTRPHPKVPAFEQELSAGASAMNIVTAATALGYGACWLTGWFAFDRDVLDGLGLKPDEKLAGFIHIGTPTRPTEDRPRPFLSEIVTRF